One window of the Natronomonas marina genome contains the following:
- a CDS encoding cation:proton antiporter regulatory subunit, with translation MTVYESDLPGVGKKFEVEIDDGERLVVVTHNTGKREVFRRRGDDDAEKLFELSDRLARQVGTILEGAYFQPVVTESTETMLGEDTLFEWVAVVEGSELVGRTLADLDFREATGASVVAVQRDGETEANPGADTTVRAGDTLIVVGSRADCDRVERLAAGATDPHETAAEAAESPESDDEDA, from the coding sequence ATGACCGTCTACGAGTCGGACCTGCCGGGCGTCGGCAAGAAGTTCGAGGTCGAGATCGACGACGGCGAGCGGCTGGTCGTCGTCACGCACAACACCGGCAAGCGGGAGGTGTTCCGGCGGCGGGGCGACGACGACGCCGAGAAACTGTTCGAGCTGTCCGACCGACTGGCACGCCAGGTCGGAACCATCCTCGAGGGAGCGTACTTCCAGCCGGTCGTCACCGAGTCGACGGAGACGATGCTCGGCGAGGACACCCTCTTCGAGTGGGTGGCGGTCGTCGAGGGGTCGGAACTGGTCGGGCGGACGCTGGCGGACCTGGACTTCCGGGAGGCGACCGGTGCCTCCGTGGTCGCCGTCCAGCGCGACGGCGAGACGGAAGCCAACCCCGGAGCCGACACGACGGTCCGGGCCGGCGACACGCTGATAGTCGTCGGCTCCCGGGCCGACTGCGACCGCGTCGAGCGGCTGGCGGCCGGGGCGACCGACCCCCACGAGACGGCCGCCGAGGCGGCGGAGTCCCCCGAATCCGACGACGAGGACGCCTGA
- a CDS encoding cation:proton antiporter → MAALLLEAGALFAVLAVAGTVAARLDLSVIPFYVVAGMLVSPAVLGRAGYPALRDQEFVTLLAELGIVFLLFFLGLEFSLDRLLEAKENVGKSGLVDLVVNFPAGVVVGLALGWSALEAVVLGGIVYISSSAVITKSLIDLGWIANDEAQPMLGTLVFEDLFIAVYLAVVSAVLVGGGGIAAVATDVAVAVGFLFVLVVAVYRGGEYFERYLDVGSRELFVVRAVALTVLVGGGALALGVSEAVAAFFVGMGFSGTSHVHDLESRLTPLRDVFAAVFFLGIGLNTDPAVFADLAVVGLLAVLVVVTTPTKLLSGFLGGRIYGLSDRRSLRVGLGMVTRGEFSLIIAALAAGSGGSAVLTETIPSVAVGYVLVMSILGTVLMQYAGVFDRFVGKKSGSTTG, encoded by the coding sequence ATGGCGGCGCTGCTGCTGGAGGCCGGTGCCCTCTTCGCCGTCCTCGCCGTCGCCGGGACGGTCGCCGCCCGCCTCGACCTCTCGGTCATCCCGTTCTACGTCGTCGCGGGGATGCTCGTCAGCCCCGCCGTGCTGGGGCGGGCCGGCTACCCCGCGCTACGGGATCAGGAGTTCGTCACGCTGCTGGCGGAACTGGGCATCGTCTTCCTGCTCTTCTTCCTGGGGCTGGAGTTCAGCCTCGACCGCCTGCTCGAAGCGAAGGAGAACGTCGGCAAGTCGGGACTCGTCGACCTCGTCGTCAACTTCCCGGCTGGCGTCGTCGTGGGGCTGGCGCTCGGCTGGTCGGCCCTCGAGGCGGTCGTCCTCGGCGGCATCGTCTACATCTCCTCGTCGGCCGTCATCACGAAGTCGCTCATCGACCTCGGCTGGATTGCCAACGACGAGGCCCAGCCGATGCTCGGGACGCTCGTCTTCGAGGACCTCTTCATCGCGGTGTATCTGGCGGTGGTCTCGGCGGTCCTCGTCGGGGGCGGGGGGATCGCCGCCGTCGCCACCGACGTCGCCGTCGCCGTCGGCTTCCTGTTCGTACTCGTCGTGGCCGTCTACCGGGGCGGCGAGTACTTCGAGCGCTACCTCGATGTCGGCTCCCGGGAACTGTTCGTCGTGCGGGCGGTCGCGCTCACCGTCCTCGTCGGCGGTGGCGCCCTCGCTTTGGGCGTCAGCGAGGCCGTCGCCGCCTTCTTCGTCGGGATGGGATTCTCGGGCACCAGCCACGTCCACGACCTCGAATCCCGCCTGACGCCGCTGCGGGACGTCTTCGCCGCCGTCTTCTTCCTGGGGATCGGTCTCAACACCGATCCGGCCGTCTTCGCCGACCTCGCCGTCGTCGGACTGCTGGCAGTCCTCGTCGTCGTGACGACGCCGACGAAGCTACTGTCGGGCTTTCTCGGCGGCCGCATCTACGGTCTCTCGGACCGCCGGAGCCTCCGGGTCGGTCTCGGCATGGTCACTCGCGGGGAGTTCTCGCTCATCATCGCCGCGCTGGCGGCGGGCTCTGGGGGCTCGGCGGTACTGACCGAGACGATTCCCTCGGTGGCGGTCGGCTACGTCCTCGTGATGAGCATCCTCGGGACGGTGCTCATGCAGTACGCGGGCGTCTTCGACCGGTTCGTCGGGAAGAAGTCGGGGTCTACGACCGGATAA
- a CDS encoding translation initiation factor eIF-1A, whose product MTEETQRKDLRMPGDGEMFARVTEMLGGQRVRLQCDDGKKRMGRIPGRMRFRTWIDTDDIVVIDPWDWQDEKADIEWRYEGANADQLQREGHLENLV is encoded by the coding sequence GTGACTGAAGAGACACAGCGGAAGGACCTCCGGATGCCGGGGGACGGTGAGATGTTCGCCCGCGTCACGGAGATGCTGGGCGGTCAGCGCGTGCGCCTGCAGTGCGACGACGGCAAAAAGCGGATGGGTCGGATTCCGGGCCGGATGCGGTTCCGAACGTGGATCGACACCGACGACATCGTCGTCATCGACCCCTGGGACTGGCAGGACGAGAAGGCCGACATCGAGTGGCGCTACGAGGGCGCAAACGCCGACCAGTTGCAGCGCGAGGGCCACCTCGAGAACCTCGTCTGA